A window of the Burkholderia sp. 9120 genome harbors these coding sequences:
- the fae gene encoding formaldehyde-activating enzyme yields MSVSTDTQLFIGEGFEGPGVNLAHINVLVGPRNGPAGQAFATALATPSAGHAPFVVIVRPGVPTKPLTLYVNKAQIGSDFHGNATWGASQAGIAKAVAESLENGTLPPEAENDWVVVSANWVNPSTDDLDAVFENNYRACKNAILAAMKGLPHRDEVFAAAREVSNPLYTPKQR; encoded by the coding sequence ATGAGCGTATCGACGGACACACAACTCTTTATCGGCGAAGGATTCGAGGGCCCGGGCGTCAACCTCGCTCACATCAACGTGCTGGTCGGCCCGCGCAACGGTCCGGCAGGACAGGCCTTCGCCACCGCATTGGCGACGCCTTCGGCGGGCCACGCGCCGTTCGTCGTGATCGTGCGTCCGGGCGTGCCGACCAAACCTCTGACGCTGTATGTGAACAAGGCGCAGATCGGCAGCGACTTCCACGGCAACGCGACATGGGGTGCTTCGCAAGCGGGCATCGCGAAGGCGGTTGCCGAGTCGCTGGAAAACGGCACGCTGCCGCCCGAAGCGGAAAACGATTGGGTGGTGGTGTCGGCGAACTGGGTCAACCCGAGCACCGACGATCTCGACGCCGTTTTCGAGAACAACTACCGCGCGTGCAAGAACGCAATCCTCGCCGCGATGAAGGGCCTGCCGCATCGCGATGAAGTTTTCGCCGCGGCGCGCGAAGTGTCGAATCCGCTTTACACGCCCAAACAACGTTGA
- a CDS encoding aldo/keto reductase has translation MEYIRLGHSGLKVSRLCLGTMNMGTPQWKPWIFDEAQSEPIVRHALEAGVNFIDLADFYSTGVGEEVVGRILKRIARREEIVVTTKVGYDMGVYQNAGGHSRKHIMDGIDGSLTRLGMDYVDLYMLHFFDVNTPVEESMSAMNDIVRAGKARYIGVSTMYTWQFAKIMQVCERNGWHKPINMQLQLNLAYREEEREMIPYCQDQGVGVSVFSPLARGLLTCDPNSTRNQTDFFTAQMYGDDASREIAASVARVAARRGVSAAQIAQAWVLNHHGVASMLVGADTPAQFDSAVAALGTTLSADELFELERNYTPCDLINDYTSGRRIAREPRLAQGTFVENLEKAA, from the coding sequence ATGGAATACATTCGCCTCGGCCATTCCGGCCTCAAGGTTTCGCGCTTGTGCCTCGGCACGATGAACATGGGCACGCCGCAATGGAAGCCCTGGATTTTCGACGAAGCGCAAAGCGAGCCGATCGTTCGTCACGCGCTCGAAGCGGGCGTGAACTTCATCGACCTGGCAGATTTCTATTCGACCGGCGTCGGCGAAGAAGTGGTGGGCCGCATTCTGAAACGGATCGCGCGTCGCGAGGAAATCGTCGTGACGACCAAAGTCGGCTATGACATGGGCGTGTATCAGAACGCCGGCGGCCATTCGCGCAAGCACATCATGGACGGCATCGACGGTTCATTGACACGCCTCGGCATGGACTACGTCGATCTCTACATGCTGCATTTCTTCGACGTCAACACGCCGGTCGAGGAAAGCATGAGCGCGATGAACGATATCGTGCGCGCCGGCAAGGCTCGCTATATCGGCGTGTCGACCATGTACACGTGGCAGTTCGCGAAGATCATGCAGGTCTGCGAGCGCAACGGCTGGCACAAGCCGATCAACATGCAATTGCAGTTGAATCTGGCGTATCGCGAGGAAGAGCGCGAAATGATTCCGTATTGCCAGGATCAGGGCGTCGGCGTGTCGGTGTTCAGTCCGCTGGCGCGCGGGCTGCTGACCTGCGATCCGAACTCGACACGCAATCAGACCGACTTCTTCACCGCGCAGATGTATGGCGACGACGCTTCGCGCGAGATCGCCGCATCGGTGGCGCGGGTGGCCGCACGGCGTGGCGTGTCCGCCGCGCAAATCGCGCAGGCGTGGGTGCTGAATCATCACGGCGTCGCGAGCATGCTGGTCGGCGCGGATACGCCGGCGCAGTTCGATAGCGCCGTGGCCGCACTCGGCACCACGCTCTCGGCGGATGAGCTGTTCGAACTCGAACGCAATTACACGCCGTGCGACCTGATCAACGATTACACCTCGGGACGGCGTATCGCGCGTGAGCCTCGGCTCGCGCAAGGTACGTTCGTCGAGAATCTGGAGAAGGCGGCATGA
- a CDS encoding NAD-dependent succinate-semialdehyde dehydrogenase — translation MNEFLRTAHYIGGEWYESTSTYAVLNPATGEVVAQVAKGGAEEAAQAIAAAERAFPAWRALTAKERSARVKSWGELMLKNRDALAELLTLEQGKPLAEARGEVGYAASFFEWFAEEAKRAYGDVIPSPNPNAKIIVTREPVGVVAAITPWNFPLAMITRKAGPALAAGCTMVLKPSEETPLSALALAVLAQKAGIPPGVFNVVSGDAVAIGGALTESDVVRKLSFTGSTRVGKLLAKQSADTLKKLSLELGGNAPFIVFDDADLDAAVQGAMASKFRNTGQTCVCVNRFYVQDGIYDAFTQALTNAVRKMRVGNALQGEVEQGPLINQAALRKVETHVADALQKGAKILTGGKPHALGGTFYEPTVLADASSAMLIAAEETFGPVAACFRFKTEEEAIHAANDTPFGLSAYFYTRDLARAWRVGEALESGMVGINEGILSTEVAPFGGVKQSGLGREGSKYGLEEYTELKYMMMGGLGR, via the coding sequence ATGAACGAATTTCTGCGCACGGCGCATTACATTGGCGGCGAGTGGTACGAGAGTACCAGCACCTATGCCGTGCTGAATCCCGCGACCGGCGAGGTCGTCGCTCAGGTCGCGAAAGGCGGTGCGGAAGAAGCTGCGCAGGCGATTGCCGCGGCCGAGCGTGCGTTTCCCGCGTGGCGTGCATTGACCGCCAAAGAGCGCAGCGCGCGCGTCAAAAGCTGGGGCGAGTTGATGCTCAAAAATCGCGACGCGCTCGCCGAACTGCTGACGCTCGAGCAGGGCAAACCGCTCGCCGAAGCGCGCGGTGAAGTCGGCTACGCGGCCAGCTTCTTCGAATGGTTCGCGGAAGAAGCCAAGCGCGCCTATGGCGACGTGATCCCGAGTCCCAATCCGAACGCGAAGATCATCGTCACGCGCGAACCGGTGGGCGTGGTCGCGGCCATCACGCCGTGGAATTTCCCGCTTGCGATGATTACGCGCAAGGCAGGTCCCGCACTGGCGGCCGGTTGCACGATGGTGCTCAAGCCGTCGGAGGAAACGCCGTTGTCCGCGTTGGCGCTCGCGGTGCTGGCGCAGAAAGCCGGCATTCCGCCGGGCGTGTTCAACGTCGTTTCCGGCGACGCGGTGGCGATCGGTGGCGCGCTCACCGAATCCGACGTGGTGCGCAAGCTCTCATTCACCGGCTCGACGCGCGTCGGCAAACTGCTCGCGAAGCAGTCGGCGGATACGCTGAAGAAGCTGTCGCTCGAACTCGGCGGCAACGCGCCGTTCATCGTATTCGACGACGCCGATCTCGACGCCGCCGTGCAAGGCGCGATGGCGTCGAAATTCCGTAACACCGGGCAGACCTGCGTGTGCGTGAATCGCTTCTACGTGCAGGACGGCATTTACGACGCGTTCACGCAGGCGCTGACGAACGCGGTGCGCAAGATGCGCGTCGGGAACGCGTTGCAAGGCGAGGTCGAACAAGGTCCGCTGATCAATCAGGCGGCGTTGAGGAAGGTCGAAACGCACGTCGCCGATGCGTTGCAAAAGGGCGCGAAGATTTTGACCGGCGGCAAACCGCATGCGCTCGGCGGCACGTTCTACGAGCCGACCGTTCTCGCCGACGCCTCCAGCGCGATGCTGATCGCCGCCGAAGAAACCTTCGGTCCGGTAGCGGCGTGCTTCCGCTTCAAGACTGAAGAAGAAGCCATCCACGCGGCCAACGACACACCGTTCGGCCTGTCGGCGTATTTCTATACGCGCGACCTGGCGCGGGCGTGGCGCGTCGGCGAAGCGCTGGAAAGCGGCATGGTCGGCATCAACGAGGGGATTCTGTCGACGGAAGTCGCGCCGTTCGGTGGCGTCAAACAATCGGGCCTCGGCCGCGAAGGTTCGAAGTACGGGCTCGAGGAATACACCGAGCTGAAATACATGATGATGGGCGGCCTAGGGCGCTGA
- a CDS encoding MFS transporter, protein MSNQDIQTATLGLAPTLPAAPTPARGPISLDDVPLNAFHVKIAGLTFGAHFTEGFALGTIGYALAAMNRQMPLDAFWMGMIGSSALMGIFFGSLVFGWLSDRLGRQKIFLLSFLIITAAAFAQFYVRSPAELCLLRVLIGFGMGGDFAVGHAILAEFSPRKHRGTLLGSFSVVWTIGYVVANVLGMHYADASPDAWRWLLASAGVPALIVLVLRLGTPESPRWLHGKGRVAEARAVLLKHFGAHVTLDGGHDEHGQTTGGFARLFRKDLIRRTIFNCAFFVCLVIPYFAIYTFLPTILKAIHLNNDSSADFLLNGFLVLGALIGIWLTIKLPRRVFLIGSFAVTCLSLIALSVLPESATMGMIVAFAIFTLTMSAFSNLVGVFPPECFPTEVRACGVGLAIACSRLGSAVGTFLLPLGIVHLGFHATMTVLATVLLIGMVVSIAWAPETKHLTLNEASGA, encoded by the coding sequence GTGAGCAATCAGGATATCCAGACGGCCACTCTCGGCCTTGCCCCTACCTTGCCGGCCGCGCCGACCCCCGCGCGCGGCCCCATTTCGCTCGACGACGTTCCGCTGAACGCCTTTCACGTCAAGATCGCCGGTTTGACGTTCGGCGCGCATTTCACGGAAGGATTCGCGCTCGGCACGATCGGCTACGCGCTGGCCGCGATGAATCGCCAGATGCCGCTCGACGCGTTCTGGATGGGCATGATCGGTAGCTCCGCGCTGATGGGGATTTTCTTCGGCAGCCTGGTATTCGGCTGGTTGTCGGACCGGCTCGGGCGCCAGAAAATTTTCCTGCTGAGTTTCCTGATCATCACCGCGGCCGCGTTTGCACAGTTCTACGTGCGCTCGCCGGCCGAATTGTGTTTGCTGCGCGTGCTGATCGGCTTCGGCATGGGCGGCGATTTCGCGGTGGGGCATGCGATTCTCGCGGAATTCTCGCCGCGCAAACATCGGGGCACCTTGCTCGGCTCATTCAGTGTGGTGTGGACGATCGGCTATGTGGTGGCGAACGTGCTCGGCATGCATTACGCCGACGCATCGCCCGATGCCTGGCGGTGGTTGCTTGCCTCCGCGGGGGTTCCCGCGCTGATCGTGCTGGTGTTGCGCTTGGGCACGCCTGAATCGCCGCGCTGGTTGCATGGCAAAGGCCGCGTCGCGGAAGCCCGCGCGGTGCTGCTCAAGCATTTCGGCGCCCACGTCACGCTCGACGGCGGCCACGACGAACACGGTCAGACGACTGGCGGCTTCGCGCGTCTGTTCAGAAAAGACCTGATTCGCCGGACGATTTTCAATTGCGCGTTTTTTGTGTGCCTCGTCATTCCATATTTCGCGATCTATACATTCCTGCCGACCATCCTGAAAGCGATCCATTTGAACAACGACTCGAGCGCGGATTTTCTGCTGAACGGATTTCTCGTGCTCGGTGCGCTGATCGGTATCTGGCTGACGATCAAATTGCCGCGCCGGGTGTTCCTGATTGGATCGTTCGCGGTGACGTGTTTGTCGCTGATCGCGCTGAGCGTGCTGCCGGAGTCGGCGACGATGGGCATGATCGTCGCGTTCGCGATCTTTACGCTGACGATGTCGGCGTTCTCCAATCTCGTCGGTGTGTTTCCACCGGAATGCTTTCCCACCGAGGTGCGCGCCTGCGGCGTGGGCCTCGCGATCGCTTGCAGCCGGCTGGGGTCGGCAGTCGGCACATTTTTGCTGCCGCTGGGCATCGTCCACCTGGGTTTTCACGCGACGATGACCGTGTTGGCGACGGTCCTGCTGATCGGCATGGTGGTGTCGATCGCGTGGGCGCCTGAGACGAAACATCTCACGCTGAACGAAGCTAGCGGCGCTTAA
- a CDS encoding fimbrial protein, with translation MKATLPAIAIATSSLLGLASFSAQAADGTITITGTVSDTTCSINGKASGTSADKSITLPSVSAGSLSTAGNVAGTSSPSDVVLTLSGCTGTATKAISRFENGPTVDQTSGYLNNSGTATKVQVRLLNAQMQPINITTNANNDISTNAATISTGGASLKYFAQYYATGKATAGTVSTSVQYTMQYQ, from the coding sequence ATGAAAGCAACCCTTCCCGCCATCGCGATCGCAACCAGCAGTCTGTTGGGGCTCGCATCGTTCAGCGCGCAGGCCGCGGACGGCACGATCACCATTACCGGCACGGTGTCGGATACCACGTGCTCGATCAACGGCAAGGCATCGGGCACCTCGGCTGACAAGTCGATCACGTTGCCGTCTGTGTCGGCTGGTTCGCTGTCGACGGCGGGCAACGTTGCCGGTACGTCGAGCCCGAGCGACGTCGTGCTGACCCTGAGCGGCTGCACGGGCACCGCCACGAAGGCGATCTCCCGCTTCGAAAATGGTCCTACCGTCGACCAGACCAGCGGTTACCTCAACAACTCCGGAACGGCGACGAAAGTGCAAGTGCGTTTGCTGAACGCGCAGATGCAACCGATCAACATCACGACGAACGCGAACAACGACATCTCGACGAACGCGGCGACGATCAGCACTGGTGGCGCGAGCCTGAAGTATTTCGCGCAGTACTACGCAACGGGTAAGGCGACTGCCGGCACCGTCAGCACGTCGGTTCAATACACGATGCAGTATCAGTAA
- a CDS encoding fimbria/pilus periplasmic chaperone, whose amino-acid sequence MKLLGKMTMGIGLACALLAVSAQASVTIGGTRVVYPLEQREVTVKLENDSRGPSLVQVWMDDGNPDAKPGEIKVPFVITPPIFRMDPKKAQTLRVMYSGEAVPQDRESIYWLNVLDIPPKADSAPDVNSLQLAYRTRIKVFVRPARLPGNPEDAPAQLTWKIATSPDGKSQAISVTNPTPYYVSFSEVDVESNGHVFKNEQGGMVAPRASVVLPIAKMNAVGAGAKVHYTAINDYGGALDGDASLGQ is encoded by the coding sequence ATGAAGTTGCTCGGAAAAATGACGATGGGAATCGGTTTGGCCTGCGCGCTGCTCGCGGTTAGCGCACAGGCCAGCGTGACGATCGGTGGCACGCGCGTGGTGTATCCGCTGGAGCAACGCGAAGTCACGGTCAAGCTGGAAAACGACAGCCGCGGCCCGTCGCTGGTTCAGGTATGGATGGACGACGGCAATCCGGACGCAAAACCCGGTGAAATCAAGGTGCCGTTTGTGATCACGCCGCCGATCTTCCGCATGGATCCGAAGAAAGCGCAGACGCTGCGCGTGATGTATAGCGGCGAAGCGGTGCCGCAGGATCGCGAATCGATCTATTGGCTCAACGTACTCGACATTCCGCCGAAGGCCGACAGTGCGCCGGACGTCAACTCGCTGCAACTGGCGTATCGCACGCGTATCAAGGTCTTCGTGCGTCCGGCCAGGTTGCCGGGCAATCCCGAGGACGCCCCGGCGCAGTTGACCTGGAAGATCGCCACGTCGCCGGATGGCAAAAGCCAGGCGATCAGCGTCACGAATCCGACGCCGTACTACGTGTCGTTCAGCGAAGTCGATGTGGAAAGCAACGGGCATGTCTTCAAGAACGAACAGGGCGGCATGGTTGCGCCGCGCGCATCGGTGGTTCTGCCGATCGCAAAGATGAATGCTGTTGGCGCAGGCGCCAAGGTTCACTACACCGCAATCAACGACTACGGCGGCGCGCTCGACGGCGACGCGTCGCTCGGCCAATAG
- a CDS encoding fimbria/pilus outer membrane usher protein — protein MKRSPDHQSQVRASAVTGPFGLSPVATVVMSVFAALGGVPSTSVQASETNDADAAVQFDTTFLRTDSTQGMDLARFARGNTVSAGVYSVDIWVNDIRVARQDLRFVAAREGQSARACLSRQMLETLGVDFAKVGVNQDAKAADECVDLAALVPESSVDFDFSEQKLTLSVPQKYMRNAARGYVPPDMWQTGVNAGFVSYNANTYHTAGSGMDSTQSYLGLNAGVNIGAWHVRHQSSVSQQSGQATRFDNIATYVQHDVAALKSQVTLGEGYTTGDVFDSVQFRGVQIATDDRMLPESLRGYAPDVRGTAETNARVSIRQNGQVIYETSVSPGPFEINDLYATGYGGNLDVTVTEADGRTKSFTVPYAAVAQSLRPGTTRFSVTAGQLRNATLDTKPNFAQFTLQRGLTNSVTAYGGGVAANGYVAADIGAALNTKFGAFSADVTAAQTQVPNQSSQRGASLRIGYSKFIDPTNTNISVAAYRYSTAGFMNLSDASSVRDLATHGGDINSVYRQRNRFQLTMNQSFKNYGTVFLSASAQQYWNHDGSDTFYQAGYTNSYKYGTYSVTAGRTRSANGSMSNQYMVSTTIPLGHSQHAPLLSTNLSSGSGSTNLQANVSGSLGDANQYSYNAYGTYGSGNGSSSANAGASGTYRAPYAQMTASVSSGSQSSQVSAGINGSVVLHPGGVTLSQTVGDTFGIVEAPGAAGANVTSAPGVKLDRRGYAVVPYLTPYGMNTVDIDPKGTSTDVEFESTSEQAVPRLGSVVMLKYKTVTGRAALIRAPQLGDKALPFGADVVDGKGRTVGVVAQDSRIFARGLDDKGALFVKWGAAASEACRIEYVLPKKTGQAATAYTSVEAHCISDVQTSQRAAISAD, from the coding sequence ATGAAACGCTCACCGGATCATCAGTCGCAAGTTCGCGCCAGTGCGGTCACGGGTCCATTCGGCCTGAGCCCCGTCGCTACCGTCGTTATGTCGGTTTTTGCGGCGTTGGGCGGGGTCCCGTCGACGAGCGTGCAGGCATCTGAAACCAATGACGCGGACGCGGCCGTCCAGTTCGATACGACGTTTCTGCGGACCGATTCGACTCAGGGCATGGACCTCGCGCGATTCGCACGCGGCAATACGGTGTCGGCAGGCGTGTATTCGGTCGACATCTGGGTCAACGATATTCGGGTGGCGCGTCAGGACCTGCGCTTTGTCGCGGCCCGTGAAGGACAGAGCGCTCGCGCTTGCTTGAGCCGTCAAATGCTGGAAACGCTGGGTGTCGATTTTGCCAAGGTCGGCGTGAATCAGGATGCGAAGGCCGCCGACGAATGCGTCGATCTCGCGGCACTCGTGCCGGAGTCGTCGGTTGACTTTGATTTTTCGGAGCAGAAGTTGACCCTGAGCGTGCCGCAGAAATACATGCGTAACGCCGCGCGCGGCTACGTGCCGCCTGACATGTGGCAAACCGGCGTCAATGCGGGCTTCGTCAGCTACAACGCGAATACGTACCACACCGCCGGCTCGGGCATGGATTCGACGCAGAGCTATCTCGGTCTGAATGCCGGCGTGAACATTGGCGCCTGGCATGTGCGTCATCAATCTTCCGTCTCGCAGCAAAGTGGCCAGGCCACGCGTTTCGACAACATCGCGACCTACGTGCAGCACGACGTTGCCGCGCTGAAATCGCAGGTGACGCTGGGCGAGGGCTACACCACGGGCGATGTATTCGACAGCGTGCAGTTTCGCGGCGTGCAGATCGCCACCGACGATCGCATGTTGCCCGAATCGCTGCGTGGCTATGCACCGGACGTGCGCGGCACGGCGGAAACGAATGCGCGCGTGTCGATCCGGCAGAACGGCCAGGTGATCTATGAAACGAGCGTGTCGCCTGGCCCGTTCGAAATCAATGACCTGTATGCGACCGGTTATGGCGGCAACCTCGACGTGACGGTGACCGAGGCCGACGGTCGCACGAAGAGTTTCACCGTACCGTATGCGGCGGTTGCGCAGTCTTTGCGGCCGGGTACGACGCGTTTCTCGGTGACGGCCGGCCAGTTGCGCAACGCGACACTCGACACGAAGCCGAACTTTGCGCAGTTCACCCTGCAACGCGGCCTGACGAACTCGGTGACGGCGTATGGCGGCGGCGTCGCGGCAAACGGTTATGTGGCGGCCGATATCGGCGCGGCCCTTAACACGAAGTTCGGCGCATTTTCGGCGGACGTGACTGCAGCGCAGACGCAGGTGCCGAACCAGAGCAGCCAGCGCGGCGCAAGCTTGCGTATCGGCTACAGCAAGTTCATCGATCCGACCAACACGAACATTTCGGTGGCGGCTTATCGATATTCGACAGCGGGTTTCATGAATTTGTCGGATGCCTCGTCGGTGCGCGACCTCGCCACGCACGGCGGCGATATTAATTCGGTTTATCGGCAGCGCAACCGCTTTCAGCTCACCATGAACCAGAGCTTCAAGAACTACGGCACGGTGTTCCTGAGCGCATCGGCGCAGCAATACTGGAATCACGACGGCAGCGACACGTTCTATCAGGCTGGCTACACGAACAGCTACAAATACGGGACCTACAGCGTGACCGCCGGACGCACACGCAGCGCCAACGGCTCGATGTCGAACCAGTACATGGTCAGCACCACCATTCCGCTTGGCCACAGCCAGCATGCGCCGTTGCTGTCGACCAATCTGTCGAGCGGGTCGGGCAGCACGAATCTGCAGGCCAACGTCAGCGGCTCGCTGGGCGATGCCAACCAGTATTCGTATAACGCGTACGGCACGTATGGCAGCGGTAACGGCAGCAGCTCCGCCAATGCCGGCGCGAGCGGCACATACCGCGCGCCGTATGCGCAGATGACGGCGTCCGTGAGTTCGGGTTCACAGTCGAGCCAGGTGTCGGCGGGTATCAATGGTTCGGTCGTCTTGCATCCGGGCGGCGTGACGCTGTCGCAGACCGTGGGCGACACCTTCGGCATCGTCGAAGCGCCGGGTGCCGCGGGTGCGAATGTGACCAGCGCGCCGGGCGTCAAGCTCGATCGCCGTGGTTACGCAGTAGTGCCGTATCTCACGCCGTACGGCATGAATACCGTCGATATCGACCCGAAGGGCACGTCGACGGATGTCGAGTTCGAATCGACGTCGGAGCAGGCCGTGCCGCGCCTTGGGTCGGTTGTGATGCTCAAGTACAAGACCGTGACCGGCCGCGCCGCGCTGATTCGCGCGCCGCAACTGGGCGACAAGGCACTGCCGTTCGGCGCCGATGTGGTGGATGGCAAGGGGCGCACCGTGGGCGTGGTGGCGCAGGACAGCCGGATTTTCGCGCGTGGCCTCGACGATAAGGGTGCGCTGTTTGTGAAATGGGGCGCGGCAGCGTCGGAAGCGTGCCGGATCGAGTACGTGTTGCCGAAGAAGACGGGTCAGGCGGCCACCGCTTATACGTCGGTGGAAGCGCACTGTATTTCCGACGTGCAAACGAGTCAGCGCGCTGCAATTTCCGCCGACTAG
- a CDS encoding peptide chain release factor 3 translates to MSVSELKRRRTFAVISHPDAGKTTLTEKLLLFSGAIQIAGTVKGRKSNRYATSDWMEIEKQRGISVASSVMQFEYGDAVINLLDTPGHEDFSEDTYRVLTAVDAAVMVIDGANGVEAQTLKLLEVCRSRKTPIVTFINKLDREVREPLELLDEIEQHLGVAAVPFTWPIGMGKEFQGVYDIQRDQVRLFRAGQDKAGGEVETLQALSNEEGERRFGHSWVKAKEEIDLITGASPDFDREKFLAGQQSPVLFGSAINNFGVKEILDALVDLAPPPSMRMTVQRPVLPDEPKFTGVVFKVQANMDLAHRDRVAFIRVCSGHFERGMAVKVTRTNKTFRANNVVTFLSQRRETVSEAYPGDIIGIPNHGTLSLGDTLTEGEMLQFVGLPFFAPEIFQTVEVVDPMRAKQLGEALKQLGEEGAIQVFRPEVGGLMILGAVGQLQFEVVAHRLSTEYKVDVRMAPARYRMSRWVTCDDAAELRRFTDSYAARIALDASDAPTYLASHVSEIEVAQKAWPKIVFNELREHSGAPFKKTM, encoded by the coding sequence ATGTCAGTCTCCGAACTCAAACGCCGCCGCACGTTCGCGGTCATTTCCCACCCGGACGCGGGTAAAACCACGCTCACCGAAAAACTGCTGCTGTTCTCGGGCGCGATTCAGATCGCCGGCACCGTGAAGGGCCGTAAGAGCAACCGCTACGCGACGTCCGATTGGATGGAAATCGAAAAGCAGCGGGGCATTTCGGTGGCCAGTTCGGTGATGCAGTTCGAGTACGGCGATGCCGTCATCAACCTGCTCGACACGCCGGGCCACGAAGACTTCTCCGAAGATACCTACCGCGTGTTGACCGCGGTCGATGCCGCCGTGATGGTGATTGACGGTGCGAACGGTGTCGAAGCGCAAACGCTGAAGCTGCTCGAAGTCTGCCGCAGCCGCAAGACGCCGATCGTCACCTTCATCAACAAGCTCGACCGCGAAGTGCGCGAGCCGCTCGAACTGCTCGACGAAATCGAGCAGCATCTGGGTGTGGCCGCCGTGCCGTTCACCTGGCCGATCGGCATGGGCAAGGAATTCCAGGGCGTCTACGACATCCAGCGCGATCAGGTCCGTTTGTTCCGCGCGGGACAGGACAAGGCGGGCGGCGAGGTTGAAACGCTGCAGGCGCTGAGCAACGAAGAAGGCGAACGCCGCTTCGGCCATAGCTGGGTCAAGGCGAAAGAAGAAATCGACCTGATCACCGGCGCATCGCCTGATTTCGACCGCGAGAAGTTTCTCGCCGGTCAGCAGTCGCCGGTACTGTTCGGCTCGGCGATCAACAACTTTGGCGTGAAGGAAATTCTCGACGCGCTGGTCGATCTGGCGCCGCCGCCGTCCATGCGCATGACGGTGCAGCGTCCGGTGCTGCCGGACGAGCCGAAGTTCACCGGCGTCGTGTTCAAGGTGCAGGCGAACATGGATCTGGCGCACCGCGACCGCGTGGCGTTTATCCGCGTGTGTTCGGGTCACTTCGAACGCGGCATGGCCGTGAAGGTGACGCGCACCAACAAGACGTTCCGCGCCAACAACGTGGTGACGTTCCTGTCGCAACGTCGTGAGACGGTGAGCGAGGCGTATCCGGGCGACATCATCGGTATTCCGAATCACGGCACGCTGAGTCTCGGCGATACGTTGACCGAAGGCGAAATGCTGCAATTCGTCGGCCTGCCGTTCTTCGCGCCGGAAATTTTCCAGACGGTGGAAGTGGTCGATCCGATGCGCGCCAAGCAGCTCGGCGAGGCGCTGAAGCAGCTCGGCGAGGAAGGCGCGATTCAGGTGTTCCGTCCGGAAGTCGGCGGCTTGATGATTCTCGGCGCGGTCGGGCAACTGCAGTTCGAAGTGGTGGCGCATCGCTTGTCGACCGAATACAAGGTCGATGTGCGGATGGCGCCGGCGCGCTACCGGATGTCACGCTGGGTGACCTGCGACGACGCCGCCGAATTGCGTCGCTTCACCGATTCGTACGCGGCGCGGATCGCCCTCGACGCGTCGGATGCGCCGACGTATCTGGCGTCGCACGTGTCGGAGATTGAAGTTGCGCAGAAGGCGTGGCCGAAGATCGTGTTCAACGAGTTGCGCGAGCATTCGGGCGCGCCGTTCAAGAAGACGATGTAA
- a CDS encoding fimbrial protein, producing MLSLASRTRATARFIVLAIFALGWTASAHADCPTTGLPATFTYGTVAVSNSLVAGDTIPGTVKSFTLSGQCTSSTTFNIPVVVCASGQTPVPGMPGVFTTGLTGVGMRMRNSQGVALNPSGTCGADSSLGNTTSNGSFNVSGTVELVKTGSITGGTITSAQYVSGVLNTNIPLNNGSNRLTLTTGAIRPVTCSVTADTATQTVALRPVSASAFPAAGSTAANAPFSIGLSCQAGVSVAVTFSSASGSSSLPNVIASNGTATGIGVQLLNASHSAIKLDSPLQLTSGTTGNASFQFFAQYYRLGAASVAPGTVNAAAIFTMTYQ from the coding sequence ATGCTCTCTCTTGCAAGTAGAACACGCGCCACCGCGCGCTTTATTGTGCTTGCCATTTTTGCGCTTGGCTGGACCGCCAGTGCTCACGCGGATTGCCCCACCACCGGCCTGCCGGCAACCTTTACTTATGGGACTGTGGCCGTGTCCAATTCGCTTGTCGCTGGCGATACGATCCCAGGCACCGTTAAGAGTTTCACGCTGTCAGGGCAATGCACGAGTTCTACAACATTCAACATACCGGTCGTTGTCTGCGCCTCCGGCCAAACACCGGTGCCGGGGATGCCCGGGGTCTTCACGACAGGGCTAACCGGAGTGGGTATGCGCATGCGAAACAGCCAGGGAGTCGCGCTCAATCCGTCAGGGACCTGTGGTGCCGATTCGTCGTTAGGTAATACCACCTCCAATGGGAGTTTCAATGTCTCCGGCACCGTTGAACTGGTGAAGACCGGCAGCATTACTGGCGGCACAATCACGTCGGCGCAGTACGTCAGTGGTGTCCTGAACACCAATATCCCGCTCAACAATGGCTCGAACAGACTCACCCTTACGACAGGCGCGATTCGTCCCGTCACTTGTTCGGTCACGGCCGATACAGCCACCCAAACCGTCGCGCTACGTCCCGTGAGCGCGTCCGCATTCCCAGCCGCAGGTTCTACGGCAGCAAATGCGCCGTTCTCGATCGGTCTAAGCTGCCAGGCTGGCGTCTCAGTTGCCGTCACCTTTTCGTCAGCGTCCGGCTCATCAAGCCTGCCGAACGTCATCGCGTCGAACGGCACGGCGACTGGCATAGGCGTGCAATTGCTCAATGCCTCTCATTCGGCAATTAAGTTGGATAGCCCACTCCAATTGACTTCCGGCACCACAGGCAATGCATCGTTCCAGTTTTTCGCGCAGTACTATCGTTTGGGTGCCGCATCCGTGGCGCCAGGCACCGTCAATGCCGCGGCTATATTCACGATGACCTATCAATAG